A window from Salvia miltiorrhiza cultivar Shanhuang (shh) chromosome 2, IMPLAD_Smil_shh, whole genome shotgun sequence encodes these proteins:
- the LOC131013482 gene encoding GDSL esterase/lipase At5g45960-like, with protein sequence MRPPFAAMHRGLMLAVLYFPAMVLAGKLHRPFNNTIPAIFVFGDSTADSGNNNHIITPLQCNFRPYGINFPGHVATGRFSDGRLVTDFIAAYVGVKETVPAYLDPELRTEDLTTGVSFASGGSGFDELTASMFGVITMKRQIEYFKEYTFKLAAKLGRKKTQSMINKSAFIISAGTNDVFLGMFSMPIRAEDVDTYLDKLVENAKEILQGLRKVGAKNIAVVGLSKVGCTPAVVTINPGDGIGERSCNETMSSIALQFNQKLQKALDQMKAQDFKILYIDTYKALEEMVDNPSKFGFINANRGCCGTGLLELTYLCNPFSIICNEPSKYVFFDAVHPSEAAYKNIFKSLRPTIDEAIKLFSN encoded by the exons ATGCGGCCTCCTTTCGCAGCAATGCATCGTGGTCTCATGCTCGCCGTTCTTTATTTTCCGGCGATGGTTCTGGCCGGAAAGCTGCACCGGCCGTTCAACAATACAATTCCGGCGATTTTCGTTTTCGGCGACTCCACAGCTGATTCCGGCAACAACAACCACATCATCACTCCTTTGCAGTGCAATTTCCGGCCTTACGGGATAAATTTCCCCGGCCACGTGGCGACGGGGAGGTTTAGCGACGGCCGCCTCGTCACTGATTTCATAG CTGCGTATGTTGGGGTGAAAGAGACGGTGCCGGCATATTTGGATCCGGAGCTGAGGACGGAGGATCTAACGACCGGGGTTTCCTTCGCCTCCGGCGGCTCCGGATTCGACGAGCTTACCGCTAGCATGTTC GGTGTGATCACTATGAAAAGACAAATAGAATATTTCAAAGAGTACACATTCAAGCTTGCTGCCAAGCTTGGAAGGAAGAAAACCCAAAGTATGATAAATAAATCAGCATTCATAATAAGCGCCGGCACTAATGACGTCTTTCTTGGTATGTTTTCCATGCCCATTCGAGCGGAGGACGTCGACACTTACCTCGATAAATTGGTAGAAAATGCAAAGGAAATTCTTCAG GGTCTAAGGAAGGTAGGTGCGAAGAATATAGCGGTGGTGGGGCTATCGAAAGTCGGGTGCACGCCGGCCGTCGTCACCATAAACCCCGGTGACGGCATAGGCGAACGCAGTTGCAACGAAACTATGTCATCCATTGCCTTGCAATTTAATCAAAAGCTCCAGAAAGCACTCGATCAAATGAAAGCTCAAGATTTTAAAATCTTATATATCGACACATACAAAGCCTTGGAAGAAATGGTCGACAACCCTAGCAAGTTTG GATTCATAAATGCGAATAGGGGTTGCTGCGGCACTGGATTATTGGAATTGACATATTTGTGCAATCCATTCTCCATTATCTGCAATGAACCCTCCAAATATGTATTCTTCGATGCCGTACACCCATCTGAAGCAGCCTACAAAAACATCTTCAAATCGTTGCGTCCAACCATTGATGAAGCTATCAAGCTTTTTAGCAACTAA